The Pan troglodytes isolate AG18354 chromosome 15, NHGRI_mPanTro3-v2.0_pri, whole genome shotgun sequence genomic sequence GGACCTGGGAGCCAGCAGACACTCTGCAATCCCACCCAACTCTGAAGAGAAGGCTTGTGATGTCATCGTCCTGCCGTGGAAGCCCCGCGGAGAGACTGGAGCGTGAGCTCCCTGTGGGATTCAGCAGTGCAATAACAGAGGAGAAGCTGGCCCAGGAGCATGAGGCTCCACAAGGTGTGAGGCCACACAACAGCAGGAAAGGATGACATAAGACGTATCAGCCAAAGAACAGTTTTGGCTTAGCTCTCGTGTACAAGATCCACTTGGAATGACAAGCTGGACACTTGGAAGCAAGTCACCAATACACATAAAATACCTGGGCTTTTCAAATAGCCCCTACATGCAGGCTGCCTGGCCCAGTAACCAACCCACTGACACCACCCACTGCCCATCCCTTGGTTCAGCTcagcttgagcctggaaggtcaacccatttattttattttattttattttattttattttattttattttatttgaggttTTCTAACCCAGGTGGTTACTTGCATTTCCTTTTACTTGCATCTTCcatgagggaggaagagaagtgaATTCCCCAGGAACAAAGAACTTGATCAGCTCTCGCTTTCCCCTGTGGTTGTAGGAAAAGGCGGGTGTGAGCATTGAGAACAGCATGGGCCTAGCCCATAGGCTGCCCTGATTGGACTACCATTGACAATGGGGAGGGCTCACTGTCCCTGAACACCTGGAGTCTCTGGTACTTATACAGCACATTCCACTCCAAGGACCTCAAAGCTCTTTTCAGACACCTGATGCCAGGTGTGATCCCTACTGCAGGCAGAGCACCTGAGCCCCAAGAAGGGGAGAGGTCAGGCCAGAAAAGATACAAGTCTCCAGATGTCCAACTTCCTAGCTTCCACTGTCTCCTCACTGGCACCTCAGGTCCTTCCTCAGGACGGCTCTAACACTCAGTTACTCAGGCCCCAAGAAGCAGGACCAAGCCTGCTACTGAGCACATACTCCATGACTGGCTCTGACTCTGCAGGCCCAGGTGCCAAAGCCTGACCTGGCTGGAGCACAGCAGGGCCAGCTGCCCCACGAGCTCGGGTGCTCACCTTGCTGCTCCAGAAGAGCATTCTGCCGCTTGAGGTCGTCAATATCTTGCTGGTGTGTGTGGTTTTTCCTTCGCATATACTGGATATATTCTGTGGCTTTGTCTAGGATTTGGGCCCGGGATGCCTGTGGCAATATGAGAAAAAGCACAGGGGACAAAATAAAAACCCAATCCAGGCAGTGAGGGAACCTGGCCTGCAGCAACTGCTTGGGTGGCTGGAAACGAGAGGGTAAGGTGGGAAAAGGCTGAAGAAATACAATAATGGCTACTgtaggctttatttatttatttatttatttatttattttttgagacagagtttcgctcttgttgcccaagctggagtgcaacagcgtgatcttggctcacagcaacctccgcctcctgggttcaagtgattctcctgcctcagcctcctgagtagctaggattataggcgtgcgccaccacgcccatctaatttttttgtatttttagtagaaatggggtttcaccatgttagccaggctggtctcaaactcctggcctcaggtgatctgcccaccttggcctcccaaagtgctgggattataggtcacaggtgtgagccactgcgcccagcctgttgttgtttttttggtttttttttggagacgtagtctcgctctgttgcccaggctggagtagagtggtgtgatctcagctcactgcaacctccacctcccaggttcaagtgattcttctgcctcagcctccagagtagctgggattacaagtacacGCCAcgttgcctggctaatttttacatttttaataaagatggggtttcaccatgttggccagactggtctcaaactcctcacctcaggtgatccacctacctcggcctcccaaactgctgggattacaggcgtgagccactgcatccgtgAAGGCCTTCTTTGTGACATACAAGATGCCAAGTGCTTTACAGAGCTTAACTCACAAGATTAGTCTCAGAGGTAGCTCTACTAAGAACCCAAGGATCAGAGAAGTACACCGCTTTATTCAAAATCACCAGCTGCACAGTAGCATGGCCTGGATTTAAACTCAGAGCCATCCGACTCCTGAACTGTACTCCTCCCATCTCCTCTGGTTCTTTAGGTTGCTTTAAAGTCTTTAGCTTGGCTATGTCTGGAAACATTAAAACACTACTTAAATGAAAGCTTTAGGTCACTAATTCTGCTACGGCCTGGCTTGAGACAGGAATGGGTACAATGTGTTTCATCAAGACCCAAGATTCCAGCCAAACTCTGAAACCACTGTTAACTATTCCGAACTGAACAGTGCTGCTGTGTCACTACTTCAGCCTTCCTGGCTAAAGAGACTTTCATAAAAAGCTGTCGGTGCTTGATGTCAACACAGGAAGAGCATGAGATTGGGCCATTTCAGGAAACAACCACACCTCTACAATGGCTGTGGGTTGCCTGGGTACTGCCTTGCTAGAGTAAGTTCGTAAGTCAATAACATGGATGTCATGTTACTGTGCCCCTAGACATCAAACTTGTCTGGGAGATTCTCTCCAGGCTACAAACATAGTCAGAGTTACTTATGGCCAGGCAGCCAGCCAAACTGGTAGAACAGTACAAAGCCAAGCAAAGCTCAAGGAGGGGTAGCCTAGTAGCTTAAGTATGGCCTTCCAGCTAGAGACTCCTGAGCAGCCGGAAAGCTTCTTACTCAGGGTAGGGAGTGCTTGACAATTCTGTATTACAAGCCCAATGGGTCCTAAACAACCAGAACACAACAGCgggagaaagacaaagaaaacatgtACACCGTGGCTAGCAAAACCAGATCTACTCATATTAAATCCTAACAATCTCAATTTATAGGCCTCAGTTTGGGCTGAGTTTCAGAAAGGTTTGTAAGGCCCGTGCTTATTCATAAGTCCTCACAAGTACTAGAATTTCCAGGCTTTCCTCTTTAGCACCCTTAAGGTAATTTCCTCAAGGAAATTGTTCATAATCAACCATTTTTATCAGGTGCAAATTACGTACAAGATACTAGGCAGATACTGTGGGGAAACAAAATGTATTAGTCATGGCTTCTTTGCCCCAAAGCTTACTTACTATCTAGTTGAGGAGATAAATatgtctatacatggaaatatcacaggGCAGTGCTGACAAGCGTAACCTGACTAGCAGAGACTAGAGACACCACGGGAAAGATGGCTTCTGGCTGGGGTGATTACCTACTGTGTGCTACGCATTGGCCTTGGtgctgcatgtgtgcatgcaacaCGCTCCTATCTGAAATGGTGAGCCCTGTGTTAGACCAAGGTGGCGTCTGGAATAGCACAGTCAAGATGGGATGGGGAAAAAGTGAGATGCGTTTCTTTAGTTGAGTCAGTCAGCTTATGCAGAAGGAATGAGAGTTCCTAGCCTAGCAATGGATACTTCAGACACTGTTTCCCATTTCTACAAAGGGGCCTTATTAGGGTTTATTAGGTGACAAAATGGGGTGGAAAAAAGGAGCACATAATTAGAAGGGACTGATTAAAATACCTTCCTCTCTGGATACTGGAGATGGAATGAAAAATGATTAGTATTGATAAGAGGTGGTAGAGTGGCAAGGAAGAATTTGGGAATTAGAGGACAGAGGAG encodes the following:
- the MAX gene encoding protein max isoform X6, translated to MSDNDDIEVESDADKRAHHNALERKRRDHIKDSFHSLRDSVPSLQGEKASRAQILDKATEYIQYMRRKNHTHQQDIDDLKRQNALLEQQGALPAVGITPGIRCLKRALRSLEWNVLYKYQRLQVFRDSEPSPLSMVVQSGQPMG
- the MAX gene encoding protein max isoform X5, whose amino-acid sequence is MSDNDDIEVESDEEQPRFQSAADKRAHHNALERKRRDHIKDSFHSLRDSVPSLQGEKASRAQILDKATEYIQYMRRKNHTHQQDIDDLKRQNALLEQQGALPAVGITPGIRCLKRALRSLEWNVLYKYQRLQVFRDSEPSPLSMVVQSGQPMG